A single Lactuca sativa cultivar Salinas chromosome 8, Lsat_Salinas_v11, whole genome shotgun sequence DNA region contains:
- the LOC111916854 gene encoding homologous-pairing protein 2 homolog has product MAPKSDSAEGIVLNFVNEQNRPLNSQTVADFLQKFNLKKTAIQKALDTLADSGKITFKEYGKQKIYLARQDQFQIPNTEELNQMKEENSKLQQILEEQKKANSQLEGEIKSLQSNLTLEEILSNDAKLRNQVKEMEERLAKLRGGVTLVSPEERKAVEKTFSEAISHWRKRKRMFKDVWDTITENSPKTPNEFKEELGVEYDEDIGVSLQTYSTLMPHGKKRLRG; this is encoded by the exons ATGGCTCCCAAATCCGATAGTGCCGAAG GAATCGTGCTTAACTTCGTCAACGAG CAAAATAGACCACTGAACTCTCAAACTGTTGCTGATTTCTTGCAAAAATTCAACCTGAAAAAGACTGCAATACAGAAAGCTCTTGACACTCTTGCTGATAGTGGAAAAATAACATTTAAAGAATATGGAAAACAGAAAATATACCTTGCTAGACAAGATCAGTTTCAGATTCCAAACACTGAAGAACTTAATCAAATGAAGGAAGAAAATTCCAAATTACAACAAATCTTGGAAGAACAAAAGAAAGCAAACAGTCAGCTTGAAGGAG AAATAAAGTCTTTGCAGTCAAACTTAACACTGGAAGAGATACTTTCCAATGATGCAAAACTAAGAAACcag GTTAAGGAAATGGAAGAAAGATTGGCAAAATTACGAGGAGGGGTAACTTTGGTGAGTCCAGAAGAACGAAAAGCTGTTGAGAAAACTTTCTCAGAAGCAATAAGTCAttggagaaaaagaaaaagaatgttTAAAGATGTGTGGGATACAATTACTGAAAATTCACCCAAAACCCCAAACGAATTCAAG GAGGAACTTGGTGTTGAATATGATGAAGATATTGGTGTGAGTTTGCAGACATATTCTACTTTAATGCCACATGGAAAGAAACGTCTGAGAGGCTAA
- the LOC111916853 gene encoding uncharacterized protein LOC111916853: MGKKFDALLGRKFKTSKLKTTLNLAIPRLSQLKKHRLARFTIAHSDVIQLLRLNHHQQALLRVEQVIKDQNMLDVYDMIHGYCNLLIQRINLIEQVNECPKELEEAVSNLLYGAPRCGEFPELQEIRAILTSRFGKEFAEGASELRRNCGVSQMMIQKLSPAQSTLECRMKILMDIAKENGIILQLDIYSPEIRKEKVVEKKKIENKMNFSESKNYKDAAEAAQDAFESAAYAAIAARAVVELARSESFVSDSSDSNSDENESFHSAKDYITSQGQQVNLENKLNSTGIKRLHRQ, translated from the exons ATGGGAAAAAAGTTTGATGCGCTACTTGGCCGGAAATTTAAAACCTCAAAGCTTAAAACCACCCTAAACCTTGCCATCCCCCGCCTTTCACAACTCAAAAAGCATCGCCTTGCAAGGTTTACCATCGCCCACTCCGATGTCATCCAACTCCTCCGCCTTAACCACCACCAACAAGCCCTCCTTCGG GTTGAGCAAGTGATCAAGGACCAAAACATGTTGGATGTGTATGACATGATACATGGCTATTGCAATCTCCTCATACAAAGGATCAACCTCATAGAACAAGTCAA tgAATGTCCAAAAGAATTGGAAGAGGCAGTATCAAATCTATTATATGGGGCTCCAAGATGTGGGGAGTTTCCAGAACTTCAAGAGATTCGTGCGATTTTAACGAGTCGTTTTGGAAAAGAATTTGCTGAGGGTGCTAGCGAGTTACGAAGAAACTGTGGAGTTAGTCAAATG ATGATACAAAAACTGTCACCCGCACAATCGACTTTGGAATGCAGAATGAAGATACTTATGGATATTGCCAAAGAGAATGGTATAATTTTGCAACTAGATATATATTCTCCCGAGATAAGAAAG GAGAAAGTGGTGGAgaaaaagaaaattgaaaataaaatgaATTTCTCTGAGTCAAAAAATTATAAAGATGCAGCAGAAGCAGCACAAGATGCATTTGAATCAGCGGCTTATGCTGCAATTGCCGCCAGAGCAGTTGTGGAACTCGCTCGCTCAGAGTCATTTGTTTCTGATAGTTCAGATTCAAATTCAGACGAAAATGAATCATTTCATTCTGCTAAAGATTATATTACTTCACAAGGACAACAAGTAAATTTAGAAAATAAGCTAAATTCTACAGGGATCAAACGATTGCATAGGCAATAA
- the LOC111916852 gene encoding uncharacterized protein LOC111916852: MYLYFIQFEMTDFQVLETEVRPSDVVCAINTDDVMVQDVISEKGFKVVGMHFMVMDAGTRDALEAEKSVDGFNIAQEAGEWKATIFHPYLPSHAYLTCRFFSARKHGLMDELFCDS, encoded by the exons ATGTACTTATATTTTATTCAATTTGAAATGACAGATTTTCAGGTCTTAGAAACTGAAGTGAGACCTTCAGATGTTGTATGTGCGATAAATACtgatgatgttatggttcaagaTGTCATTAGTGAAAAG GGTTTCAAAGTTGTTGGGATGCACTTCATGGTTATGGATGCTGGAACTCGGGATGCTCTTGAAGCAGAAAAGTCGGTTGATGGGTTCAATATTGCTCAAGAAGCAGGGGAATGGAAGGCAACCATTTTTCATCCGTATCTTCCTTCTCATGCTTACCTTACATGCAG GTTTTTTTCTGCAAGAAAGCATGGGTTGATGGATGAGCTTTTTTGTGATTCATAA
- the LOC128128118 gene encoding uncharacterized protein LOC128128118 produces the protein MERSCDHSGHRRRIPPCLLFSDLRRRLPLSAITILDSASKMVAIDLKEKSHDTTFLPSHRHLSLLLLVDGYRLHYEASTVTISKVVQHSNIVFDYRKASSDRFPPLLLFRKGTTTNARMLISFHHGSFISIFGDNIE, from the exons ATGGAGCGATCGTGTGACCACAGTGGTCACCGGCGTCGCATCCCCCCATGCCTCCTGTTCTCCGATCTCAGACGTCGCCTCCCGCTCTCTGCTATCACCATCCTCGATTCAGCTTCCAAAATGGTGGCCATCGACCTCAAAGAGAAGTCACACGACACAACTTTTTTACCGTCCCACCGCCACCTGTCACTTCTCCTTTTGGTCGATGGCTACCGCCTACATTACGAAGCGTCGACGGTAACCATAAGCAAAGTGGTTCAACATTCAAATATCGTCTTTGATTAT AGAAAAGCCTCCAGTGATAGATTTCCTCCATTACTTTTATTTCGTAAGGGAACCACAACAAATGCAAGGATGCTTATTTCATTCCACCATGGTTCATTTATTTCCATTTTTGGAGACAATATAGAGTAA